A single region of the Streptomyces sp. ITFR-16 genome encodes:
- a CDS encoding FHA domain-containing protein, producing MSELTLTVMRLGFLAVLWLFVIVAVQVIRSDLFGTRVTQRGSRRTATDARPPQARQAAAAPPQQRQQPGRQRRGAPTKLVVSEGTLTGTTVALQGQTITLGRAHDSTIVLDDDYASSRHARIYPDRDGQWIVEDLGSTNGTYLDRTRLTTPTPVPLGAPIRIGKTVIELRK from the coding sequence ATGTCAGAGCTGACCCTGACGGTCATGCGGCTAGGTTTCCTGGCTGTTCTGTGGCTGTTCGTGATCGTGGCCGTCCAGGTCATTCGCAGTGACCTGTTCGGAACGCGCGTCACGCAGCGCGGCTCACGCCGCACTGCGACCGACGCACGGCCTCCACAGGCACGCCAAGCCGCTGCGGCACCGCCGCAGCAACGCCAGCAGCCCGGGCGCCAGCGCCGGGGGGCACCGACCAAGCTGGTCGTTTCCGAGGGCACGCTCACCGGAACCACGGTGGCGCTCCAGGGGCAGACCATCACGCTGGGCCGGGCCCATGATTCAACGATCGTGCTGGACGACGACTACGCGTCCAGCAGGCATGCCAGGATCTACCCCGACCGTGACGGCCAGTGGATCGTCGAGGATCTCGGGTCCACCAACGGCACGTATCTGGACCGGACCCGTCTCACCACCCCGACGCCTGTTCCGCTGGGCGCGCCGATCCGGATCGGCAAGACCGTCATCGAGCTGCGGAAGTAG
- a CDS encoding DUF3662 and FHA domain-containing protein, giving the protein MGVMKRFEQRLEGLVNGTFAKVFKSEVQPVEIAGALQRECDNNATIWNRERTVVPNDFIVELSAPDYERLSPYSGQLGDELSGLVRDYAKQQRYTFMGPIKVHLEKAEDLDTGLYRVRSRTLASSSSQAQGGQQAFQNHPGEAPPARPGHGRPSAPQAPGGYGYPPASAPPMPAAPPPGGGRPGPDRRPPATPSPLPSTQVRRWIEINGTRHQISRPTLVMGRSTDADVRIDDPGVSRRHCEIRTGTPSTIQDLGSTNGIVVDGQHTTRATLRDGSRIVVGSTTIVYRQAEG; this is encoded by the coding sequence ATGGGAGTCATGAAGCGTTTCGAGCAGCGTCTCGAAGGTCTGGTCAATGGCACTTTCGCCAAGGTCTTCAAGTCCGAGGTCCAGCCGGTCGAGATCGCGGGTGCCCTCCAGCGGGAGTGCGACAACAACGCCACCATCTGGAACCGCGAGCGGACCGTCGTCCCCAACGACTTCATCGTCGAGCTCAGCGCCCCCGACTACGAGCGCCTCAGCCCGTACTCCGGTCAGCTGGGCGACGAGCTCTCCGGACTCGTCCGGGACTACGCCAAGCAGCAGCGCTACACCTTCATGGGCCCCATCAAGGTCCATCTCGAAAAGGCCGAGGACCTCGACACCGGTCTGTACCGGGTACGCAGCCGCACCCTGGCGTCGAGTTCGTCACAGGCCCAGGGCGGCCAGCAGGCGTTCCAGAACCACCCGGGAGAGGCCCCTCCGGCCCGCCCCGGCCATGGACGCCCCAGCGCCCCGCAGGCCCCGGGTGGCTACGGCTACCCGCCGGCCTCCGCTCCGCCCATGCCCGCGGCACCGCCGCCGGGCGGCGGCCGTCCCGGACCCGACCGGCGCCCGCCGGCCACCCCCAGCCCCCTGCCGAGCACGCAGGTGCGACGCTGGATCGAGATCAACGGCACCCGCCATCAGATCTCCCGCCCGACGCTGGTGATGGGACGCAGCACCGACGCCGACGTGCGGATCGACGACCCCGGCGTATCCCGCCGGCACTGTGAGATTCGGACCGGAACGCCCTCGACGATCCAGGATCTCGGGTCTACCAACGGCATCGTGGTAGACGGGCAGCACACAACCCGCGCTACGCTCCGCGACGGCTCGCGGATCGTCGTGGGCAGCACCACCATCGTTTACCGGCAAGCCGAAGGGTGA
- a CDS encoding NAD(P)H-dependent oxidoreductase produces MATLLHLDSAVSPEGSSSREVTAAFVRTWREQHPDGKVVYRDLAAEPLPHLDAAAFTAGVEHPLRGELAAELAAADAVLIGAPMYNFTIPSTLKAWLDHVIIVGHNIGPDSPIAGTPFTVVASRGGSYAPGTPREGAEFVQNYLATLLTSMFGAEVDFIVPELTLARTNAQMAELIPLADASRAKAFEDATEKAKALAARLAA; encoded by the coding sequence ATGGCCACACTCCTGCACCTCGACTCCGCCGTCTCCCCCGAGGGCTCCTCGTCGCGCGAGGTCACCGCCGCATTCGTCCGGACCTGGCGCGAGCAGCACCCCGACGGCAAGGTCGTCTACCGCGACCTCGCGGCCGAGCCGCTGCCGCACCTGGACGCCGCGGCCTTCACCGCCGGCGTGGAGCACCCGCTGCGCGGCGAGCTCGCCGCCGAGCTGGCCGCCGCGGACGCCGTCCTGATCGGCGCCCCGATGTACAACTTCACGATTCCGTCGACGCTGAAGGCCTGGCTCGACCACGTGATCATCGTCGGCCACAACATCGGGCCCGACAGCCCGATCGCCGGCACCCCGTTCACCGTCGTCGCCAGCCGCGGCGGCTCCTACGCCCCGGGCACCCCGCGCGAGGGCGCCGAGTTCGTCCAGAACTACCTGGCGACGCTGCTGACGTCGATGTTCGGCGCCGAGGTCGACTTCATCGTCCCGGAGCTGACCCTCGCCCGCACCAACGCACAGATGGCCGAGCTGATCCCGCTCGCCGACGCCTCCCGCGCCAAGGCGTTCGAGGACGCCACCGAGAAGGCCAAGGCGCTGGCCGCCCGGCTCGCCGCCTGA
- a CDS encoding helix-turn-helix domain-containing protein produces MADHSEKACRQVDVGISRVFGLFGKRWTGPIVSVLLQQPVHFADLRRAIPGISERMLSDRLSELGAAGLVVREVDEGPPLRVSYRLTQAGAAMEPALKELGRWAEAHLKDDLGDC; encoded by the coding sequence ATGGCGGATCACAGCGAGAAGGCGTGCCGGCAGGTCGATGTGGGCATCAGCCGCGTCTTCGGGCTGTTCGGCAAGCGCTGGACGGGGCCGATCGTCTCCGTGCTGCTGCAGCAGCCGGTGCACTTCGCCGATCTGCGGCGGGCGATCCCGGGCATCAGTGAGCGCATGCTCTCCGACCGGCTGTCCGAACTGGGGGCGGCGGGCCTGGTGGTCCGTGAGGTCGACGAGGGGCCGCCGCTGAGGGTCTCGTACCGCCTGACGCAGGCCGGTGCCGCGATGGAGCCCGCGCTCAAGGAGCTGGGGCGCTGGGCCGAGGCGCACCTCAAGGACGACCTCGGCGACTGTTAG
- a CDS encoding MarR family winged helix-turn-helix transcriptional regulator — protein MSGTPGEREESLDVIQRELTAFARRARAAAARLHPELPLVSYTLLSHIEDQQGCRATDLAAHYMLDKSTVSRQVSTLEKLGLVERHPDPDDHRIQVLHPTEAGTRALASTQASRRAAYQERLAEWTAEDLARFAAYLLRYNTTGDPDTPGPPAT, from the coding sequence GTGTCAGGCACCCCCGGAGAACGCGAGGAGTCGCTGGACGTCATCCAGCGCGAACTGACCGCCTTCGCACGCCGTGCGCGTGCCGCCGCGGCCCGGCTCCACCCGGAGCTTCCCCTGGTCTCGTACACCCTGCTGTCCCATATCGAGGACCAGCAGGGTTGCCGCGCGACGGACCTGGCCGCGCACTACATGCTCGACAAGTCCACGGTCAGCCGTCAGGTCAGCACGCTGGAGAAACTCGGCCTGGTCGAGCGCCACCCGGACCCGGACGACCACCGCATCCAGGTGCTGCACCCCACCGAGGCGGGCACCCGGGCCCTCGCCTCGACCCAGGCCAGCCGTCGCGCCGCCTATCAGGAACGGCTCGCGGAGTGGACGGCGGAAGACCTCGCCCGGTTCGCCGCCTACCTGCTGCGCTACAACACGACGGGCGACCCGGACACCCCCGGCCCGCCGGCCACCTGA
- a CDS encoding DUF2252 domain-containing protein, with product MDGIEATVPVQRAGRDGVRIPVVPGFVRREDPADGRGPQSPKDAGKALRDRVPRSSHDSLVEPAGRPDAVRAVEESNRGRVPGLTPIRVGRMAATPFAFLRGSAGLMAHDLVGTPVTGVTAQLCGDAHAANFGLYGDARGSLVIDLNDFDETVVGPWEWDLKRLATSIVLAGREAGADEATCRRGAYDTVGAYRRTMRLLARMPALDAWNAIADEELVSHTDARDLLGTLERVSEKARNNTSARFAAKSTEDCEDGGRRFVDAPPVLRRVPDAEAAAVAAGLGDYLGTVSEDRVPLLARYAIHDVAFRVVGTGSVGTRSYVVLLLDHRGEPLVLQVKEARPSVLGPHLAAAGFDVPEVAHEGRRVVFGQKRMQVVSDILLGWTTVDGRPFQVRQFRNRKGSVDPAALAADQVDDYGRMTGALLARAHAHSADPRLIAGYCGKNDELDEAMASFAVTYADRTEADHADLVRAVGAGRIAAELGV from the coding sequence ATGGACGGAATCGAAGCGACAGTGCCGGTACAGCGGGCCGGGCGGGACGGTGTGCGTATCCCGGTGGTGCCCGGGTTCGTCCGCCGGGAGGACCCGGCGGACGGACGCGGTCCGCAGTCCCCGAAGGACGCGGGCAAGGCGCTGCGCGACCGTGTCCCCAGGTCCTCGCACGACAGCCTGGTGGAGCCCGCCGGCCGGCCCGACGCGGTGCGGGCGGTCGAGGAGTCCAACCGGGGCCGGGTGCCGGGGCTCACCCCGATACGGGTGGGCCGGATGGCCGCCACCCCGTTCGCCTTTCTGCGGGGCTCGGCCGGGCTGATGGCCCACGATCTGGTGGGGACGCCCGTCACCGGGGTCACCGCCCAGCTCTGCGGTGACGCGCACGCGGCCAACTTCGGGCTGTACGGCGATGCGCGGGGCAGCCTGGTCATCGATCTGAACGACTTCGACGAGACCGTCGTCGGCCCGTGGGAGTGGGACCTCAAGCGGCTGGCCACCTCGATCGTGCTCGCGGGCCGCGAGGCCGGTGCGGACGAGGCCACCTGCCGCCGGGGTGCGTACGACACGGTGGGGGCCTACCGGCGGACGATGCGGCTGCTGGCCAGAATGCCCGCGCTCGACGCGTGGAACGCCATCGCGGACGAGGAACTCGTCTCGCACACCGACGCCCGGGATCTGCTCGGGACCCTGGAGCGGGTCTCGGAGAAGGCCCGCAACAATACCAGCGCCCGGTTCGCGGCGAAGTCCACGGAGGACTGCGAGGACGGCGGGCGCCGGTTCGTCGATGCGCCGCCGGTGCTGCGCCGGGTGCCGGACGCGGAGGCTGCGGCCGTGGCGGCGGGGCTCGGCGACTACCTGGGGACGGTCTCGGAGGACCGGGTCCCGTTGCTGGCCCGGTACGCGATCCACGATGTGGCGTTCCGGGTGGTCGGCACGGGGAGCGTGGGCACCCGCTCGTACGTGGTGCTGCTGCTGGACCACCGGGGCGAGCCGCTGGTGCTCCAGGTGAAGGAGGCCAGGCCCTCCGTGCTGGGGCCGCATCTGGCCGCCGCGGGGTTCGATGTGCCGGAGGTGGCGCACGAGGGGCGCCGGGTGGTGTTCGGACAGAAGAGGATGCAGGTCGTCAGCGACATCCTGCTGGGGTGGACCACGGTGGACGGGCGGCCGTTCCAGGTCCGGCAGTTCAGGAATCGCAAGGGCAGCGTGGATCCGGCGGCCCTGGCGGCCGACCAGGTCGACGACTACGGCCGGATGACGGGGGCGCTGCTGGCGCGGGCCCACGCACACAGCGCCGATCCCCGGCTGATCGCGGGCTACTGCGGGAAGAACGACGAGCTGGACGAGGCGATGGCATCGTTCGCCGTGACGTACGCGGACCGCACCGAGGCCGATCACGCGGATCTGGTGCGGGCCGTGGGGGCGGGCCGGATAGCCGCCGAGCTGGGGGTGTGA
- a CDS encoding rhodanese-like domain-containing protein, with product MNFGPLPTVDVTAVPEDGFVLDVRENDEWAAGHVDGALHIPMSDFVGRFGELTEAVEDGRRVHVMCRVGGRSAQVTQYLLQQGIDAVNIDGGMLAWDGAGRPMVADNGNPAFVV from the coding sequence ATGAATTTCGGCCCGCTTCCCACGGTCGATGTCACGGCGGTACCGGAGGACGGCTTCGTGCTGGACGTCCGGGAGAACGACGAATGGGCGGCCGGTCATGTCGACGGCGCCCTGCACATTCCGATGAGCGACTTCGTGGGCCGCTTCGGTGAGCTGACCGAAGCGGTGGAGGACGGCCGGCGCGTGCATGTGATGTGCCGGGTCGGCGGCCGGTCCGCGCAGGTCACCCAGTACCTGCTGCAGCAGGGCATCGACGCGGTCAACATCGACGGCGGGATGCTCGCCTGGGACGGCGCGGGGCGTCCGATGGTCGCGGACAACGGAAACCCGGCCTTCGTCGTCTGA
- a CDS encoding acyl-CoA dehydrogenase family protein: protein MDFTFTEEQQAATEAARAVFSGVAPDAVPSPALVPGSVAEDIDRPLWAALATGDLLSLTLRPEHGGAGLDLIALCLVLRESAKVLARVPLLETCAVAMTLQRYGEQGLAAELLPRVGRGELVLTVGANGRTGHDPAELAVTARLDATGSTGEGRPEDGPGSGPVWVLDGVQSGVPWAQAADWIAVPAHTVEGRTVLALVRRDHDGVSIAEQVSTSGELFGEVRLDAVRIEPRELIETDGAWPWLHGLLVTGTCALALGLGEKVLAMTSQYTGRREQFGFPVATFQSVAVQAADRYIDLRAMEVTLWQAAWRITTGGGGPLPPAGDIAVAKIWASDGVRRVVQTAQHLHGGFGADTDYPLHRFHAWAKQIELSLGPAAAHEEALGDLLAAHPLA from the coding sequence GTGGACTTCACCTTCACCGAGGAACAGCAGGCAGCCACCGAGGCGGCGCGAGCGGTCTTCTCCGGCGTCGCACCCGATGCGGTGCCGAGCCCCGCGCTGGTGCCGGGCTCGGTGGCCGAGGACATCGACCGGCCGCTGTGGGCCGCGCTCGCCACCGGTGACCTGCTGAGCCTGACGCTGAGGCCGGAGCACGGCGGGGCAGGGCTCGACCTGATCGCGCTCTGCCTGGTGCTGCGCGAGTCGGCGAAGGTGCTCGCGCGGGTACCGCTGCTGGAGACGTGCGCCGTCGCGATGACGCTCCAGCGTTACGGCGAGCAGGGGCTCGCCGCCGAGCTGCTGCCCCGCGTCGGCCGGGGCGAGCTGGTCCTCACCGTCGGCGCCAACGGCCGCACCGGCCACGACCCGGCCGAACTGGCCGTCACCGCACGCCTGGACGCCACTGGGAGCACGGGCGAGGGCCGGCCAGAGGACGGGCCCGGGAGCGGACCGGTGTGGGTGCTGGACGGGGTGCAGTCGGGCGTCCCCTGGGCTCAGGCCGCGGACTGGATCGCGGTGCCGGCCCACACGGTGGAGGGCCGGACCGTTCTGGCGCTCGTCCGCCGCGACCACGACGGCGTCTCCATCGCCGAGCAGGTCTCCACCAGCGGCGAACTCTTCGGCGAGGTAAGGCTCGACGCCGTACGGATCGAGCCGCGCGAGCTGATCGAGACCGACGGCGCCTGGCCTTGGCTGCACGGCCTGCTCGTCACCGGAACATGTGCGCTCGCCCTGGGCCTCGGCGAGAAAGTGCTCGCCATGACGAGCCAGTACACCGGCAGGCGCGAGCAGTTCGGCTTCCCGGTGGCGACCTTCCAGTCCGTCGCCGTACAGGCGGCGGACCGGTACATCGATCTGCGGGCCATGGAGGTGACCCTCTGGCAGGCGGCCTGGCGGATCACCACCGGAGGGGGCGGACCGCTGCCCCCGGCCGGCGATATCGCGGTGGCGAAGATCTGGGCGTCGGACGGAGTCCGCCGGGTCGTGCAGACGGCACAGCATCTGCACGGCGGCTTCGGCGCGGACACCGATTACCCTCTGCACCGCTTCCACGCCTGGGCCAAGCAGATCGAGCTGTCTCTCGGCCCCGCGGCGGCGCACGAAGAGGCCCTCGGCGACCTGCTCGCCGCCCACCCCCTCGCCTGA
- a CDS encoding 2Fe-2S iron-sulfur cluster-binding protein — MFHPLRVSGIERLTDDSVAVTLAVPPDLHETFRHRPGQHLNVRYTVDGQEIRRSYSICAPATEQPAAPALRVGIRLVDGGAFSTYALKELVVGDAIEAMPPMGRFVLTPRPGQFAAVVGGSGITPVLSIASTLLAREPDASFCLIRSDRTAASTMFLDEVADLKDRYPDRFQLVTALSREEQQAGLPSGRLDRERLTALLPALLPVAETDGWFLCGPLGLVRGAELALHGLGVDRSRIHQEIFHVEDGPDAPAGPRIETPAAGTLTATLDGRSGKWPVQDGESLLETVLRSRADAPYACKGGVCGTCRAFLVSGEVRMDRNFALEPEETDAGYVLACQSHPVTGEVELDFDR; from the coding sequence ATGTTCCATCCGCTCCGGGTCAGCGGGATCGAGCGGCTCACGGACGATTCGGTGGCCGTCACCCTCGCCGTGCCGCCGGATCTGCACGAGACCTTCCGCCACCGACCGGGCCAGCATCTCAATGTCCGCTACACCGTGGACGGCCAGGAGATCCGCCGCTCGTACTCGATCTGCGCCCCGGCCACCGAGCAGCCGGCCGCCCCCGCGCTGCGGGTGGGCATCCGCCTGGTCGACGGCGGCGCCTTCTCCACTTACGCCCTCAAGGAGCTGGTGGTCGGCGACGCGATCGAGGCGATGCCCCCGATGGGCCGCTTCGTCCTGACGCCGCGCCCCGGGCAGTTCGCCGCGGTGGTCGGCGGCAGCGGCATCACACCGGTGCTGTCCATCGCCTCGACCCTGCTCGCCCGCGAGCCGGACGCCTCGTTCTGCCTGATCCGGAGCGACCGGACGGCCGCGTCGACGATGTTCCTGGACGAGGTGGCGGACCTGAAGGACCGCTACCCGGACCGGTTCCAGCTGGTCACCGCACTGTCCCGGGAGGAGCAGCAGGCCGGTCTCCCGTCGGGCCGGCTCGACCGTGAGCGGCTGACCGCGCTGCTGCCGGCGCTGCTCCCGGTGGCGGAGACCGACGGCTGGTTCCTGTGCGGCCCCCTCGGTCTGGTCCGGGGTGCCGAGCTCGCTCTGCACGGACTGGGCGTGGACCGCTCCCGGATCCACCAGGAGATCTTCCACGTCGAGGACGGACCGGACGCACCCGCCGGACCCCGTATCGAGACGCCCGCCGCCGGCACGCTCACGGCGACTCTGGACGGGCGCTCGGGCAAGTGGCCGGTGCAGGACGGCGAATCGCTGCTGGAGACGGTGCTGCGCAGCCGTGCGGACGCGCCGTACGCCTGCAAGGGCGGGGTGTGCGGGACGTGCCGGGCCTTCCTGGTCTCGGGCGAGGTGCGGATGGACCGCAACTTCGCCCTGGAGCCGGAGGAGACGGACGCGGGATATGTGCTGGCCTGCCAGTCCCACCCGGTGACCGGAGAGGTGGAACTCGACTTCGACCGCTGA
- the paaD gene encoding 1,2-phenylacetyl-CoA epoxidase subunit PaaD, whose amino-acid sequence MVTWTPLEEELLSLAGSVPDPELPVLTLEDLGVVRGVEVEAPGRVTVRLTPTYTGCPAIETMATDIERVLHGRGMTEVSVVTVLSPAWSTDDISAEGRRKLAEFGIAPPRPHDAASPSGGPVPLTLSVRCPHCGSTETELLSRFSSTACKALRRCVACREPFDHFKEL is encoded by the coding sequence ATGGTGACCTGGACTCCGCTGGAGGAGGAGCTGCTCAGCCTCGCGGGATCGGTGCCCGATCCGGAGCTTCCCGTGCTGACGCTGGAGGACCTGGGCGTGGTCCGGGGTGTGGAGGTCGAGGCTCCGGGCCGCGTCACGGTCCGGCTCACCCCCACGTACACCGGCTGCCCGGCGATCGAGACCATGGCGACGGACATCGAGCGCGTGCTGCACGGCCGGGGGATGACCGAGGTCTCCGTGGTGACCGTGCTCTCCCCGGCCTGGTCCACGGACGACATCAGCGCGGAAGGCCGCCGCAAGCTGGCCGAGTTCGGCATAGCGCCCCCTCGGCCGCACGACGCCGCCTCCCCCTCCGGCGGCCCCGTGCCGCTGACGCTGTCCGTGCGCTGCCCGCACTGCGGCTCCACCGAGACGGAGCTGCTCAGCCGGTTCTCGTCCACCGCCTGCAAGGCGCTCCGACGCTGCGTCGCCTGCCGTGAACCCTTCGATCACTTCAAGGAGTTGTAG
- the paaC gene encoding 1,2-phenylacetyl-CoA epoxidase subunit PaaC: MTAALALGDDALVLSHRLGEWAGHAPVLEEEVALANIALDLLGQARLLLSLAGDEDELAYLREERAFRNVQLVEQPNGDFAHTIARQLYFSVHQHGLYEQLAAGDGEFAGLAAKAVKEVAYHRDHAEQWTLRLGDGTAESHERMQRAVDALWRFTGELFQPVEGVDVDWQALHNRWLESVTTVLERATLTVPTGPQSGAWTAGAGRQGIHTESFGRMIAEMQHLHRSHPGASW, from the coding sequence GTGACCGCGGCCCTCGCCCTCGGCGACGACGCGCTGGTGCTGTCGCACCGCCTGGGGGAGTGGGCGGGCCACGCCCCCGTGCTGGAGGAGGAAGTGGCCCTCGCCAACATCGCCCTGGACCTGCTGGGCCAGGCCCGTCTGCTGCTCTCCCTCGCGGGCGACGAGGACGAGCTCGCGTATCTGCGCGAGGAGCGGGCCTTCCGCAACGTCCAGCTGGTCGAGCAGCCGAACGGCGACTTCGCCCACACCATCGCCCGCCAGCTCTACTTCTCCGTCCACCAGCACGGGCTGTACGAGCAGCTCGCCGCCGGTGACGGCGAGTTCGCCGGTCTGGCCGCCAAGGCGGTCAAGGAGGTCGCCTACCACCGGGACCACGCCGAGCAGTGGACGCTGCGCCTCGGCGACGGCACGGCGGAGAGCCACGAGCGGATGCAGCGGGCGGTGGACGCCCTGTGGCGGTTCACCGGCGAGCTGTTCCAGCCCGTCGAGGGCGTGGACGTGGACTGGCAGGCGCTGCACAACCGCTGGCTGGAGTCCGTCACCACCGTCCTGGAGCGGGCCACCCTGACCGTGCCGACGGGCCCGCAGTCCGGCGCGTGGACGGCGGGGGCCGGCCGGCAGGGCATCCACACGGAGTCCTTCGGCCGGATGATCGCCGAGATGCAGCACCTGCACCGCAGCCACCCGGGGGCGTCATGGTGA
- the paaB gene encoding 1,2-phenylacetyl-CoA epoxidase subunit PaaB, with protein sequence MSSSTDWPLWEVFVRSRRGLSHTHAGSLHAPDAEMALRNARDLYTRRSEGVSLWVVPSSQITASSPDEKDTFFEPAGDKPYRHPTFYEIPDGVKHL encoded by the coding sequence ATGAGCAGCTCGACCGACTGGCCGCTGTGGGAGGTGTTCGTCCGCTCGCGCCGCGGGCTCTCCCACACCCACGCCGGCAGCCTGCACGCCCCGGACGCCGAGATGGCCCTGCGCAACGCCCGCGACCTCTACACCCGCCGGTCCGAGGGGGTGTCCCTCTGGGTGGTCCCCTCCAGCCAGATCACGGCGTCCTCGCCCGACGAGAAGGACACGTTCTTCGAGCCGGCCGGCGACAAGCCCTACCGGCACCCGACGTTCTACGAGATCCCGGACGGGGTGAAGCACCTGTGA
- the paaA gene encoding 1,2-phenylacetyl-CoA epoxidase subunit PaaA, whose translation MAAVTAGQTAQATAGSTEGADVALEAAFDAAVAADERIEPRDWMPDAYRASLVRQMAQHAHSEIIGMQPEANWITRAPSLRRKAILMAKVQDEAGHGLYLYSAAETLGTGREELLDKLHAGRQRYSSIFNYPTLTWADVGAIGWLVDGAAITNQVPLCRCSYGPYARAMVRICKEESFHQRQGFELLLALSRGTAAQHEMAQDAVNRWWWPSLMMFGPPDDASSHSAQSMTWKIKRHSNDELRQRFVDICVPQAEALGLALPDPDIRWNEERGQHDFGAIDWAEFQEVLKGNGPCNEERLGRRRRAHEEGAWVRDAAAAYAQKHTVVPNGEATA comes from the coding sequence ATGGCGGCAGTGACTGCGGGCCAGACAGCGCAGGCGACAGCGGGCAGCACCGAAGGGGCGGACGTGGCCCTCGAGGCGGCCTTCGACGCCGCAGTGGCGGCCGACGAGCGCATCGAGCCGCGCGACTGGATGCCCGACGCCTACCGGGCGTCGCTGGTCAGGCAAATGGCCCAGCACGCCCACTCGGAAATCATCGGCATGCAGCCGGAGGCCAACTGGATCACCCGCGCCCCCTCGCTCCGCCGCAAGGCCATCCTCATGGCCAAGGTGCAGGACGAGGCGGGCCACGGGCTGTATCTCTACAGCGCGGCCGAGACCCTGGGCACCGGCCGCGAGGAGCTGCTCGACAAGCTCCACGCGGGCCGCCAGCGCTATTCGTCGATCTTCAACTACCCCACGCTGACCTGGGCGGACGTCGGCGCCATCGGCTGGCTGGTGGACGGCGCGGCGATCACCAACCAGGTGCCCCTGTGCCGCTGCTCCTACGGCCCCTACGCCCGCGCGATGGTCCGCATCTGCAAGGAGGAGTCCTTCCACCAGCGCCAGGGCTTCGAGCTGCTGCTGGCCCTCAGCCGGGGGACCGCCGCACAGCACGAGATGGCCCAGGACGCGGTGAACCGCTGGTGGTGGCCGTCCCTGATGATGTTCGGCCCGCCGGACGACGCCTCCTCGCATTCGGCCCAGTCGATGACGTGGAAGATCAAGCGCCACTCCAACGACGAGCTGCGCCAGCGCTTCGTGGACATCTGTGTCCCCCAGGCCGAGGCTCTGGGCCTCGCCCTCCCCGACCCGGACATCCGGTGGAACGAGGAGCGCGGTCAGCACGATTTCGGGGCGATCGACTGGGCGGAGTTCCAGGAGGTCCTGAAGGGCAACGGCCCGTGCAACGAGGAGCGCCTCGGCCGGCGCCGCCGCGCACACGAGGAAGGCGCCTGGGTCCGGGACGCAGCCGCCGCATACGCACAGAAGCACACGGTTGTACCGAACGGGGAGGCGACAGCATGA
- a CDS encoding DUF5819 family protein yields the protein MDSYDDRGVGGGGERVADPDPRTVPGPRTGPGPRSGPEPREGSAGPGGTDRPEALRAGMAGLSFPYQIAAAVALSVIGVIGCVQLAMVFLHVAPSNTLTKQHGEAVDEWVYPEFEQNWKLFAPNPLQQNVAVQARAEIAGPDGRRTTSWTNLSGQDGQAIRGNLLPSHVQQNELRRAWDFYVGSHDAQNRANGLRGTLSEQYIRRIVMLRLGEHDHGDSILRIQVRSEVRAVAAPAWSDEKISTAPSYRVLPWWTVTGADLPEGTADSEKADQ from the coding sequence ATGGATTCGTACGACGACAGGGGCGTCGGCGGCGGGGGCGAGCGTGTGGCCGACCCCGATCCGCGTACCGTTCCCGGGCCGCGTACGGGACCGGGTCCCCGCAGCGGGCCGGAGCCCCGTGAAGGCTCCGCCGGGCCGGGCGGTACGGACCGCCCGGAGGCCCTGCGGGCCGGGATGGCCGGGCTCTCGTTCCCGTACCAGATCGCCGCCGCCGTGGCGCTCTCCGTGATCGGAGTGATCGGCTGTGTGCAGCTGGCCATGGTGTTTCTGCACGTGGCCCCCTCCAACACACTGACCAAGCAGCACGGCGAGGCCGTCGACGAGTGGGTCTATCCCGAGTTCGAGCAGAACTGGAAGCTCTTCGCCCCGAACCCGCTGCAGCAGAACGTCGCCGTACAGGCACGGGCGGAGATAGCCGGGCCCGACGGCCGCCGCACGACGTCCTGGACCAACCTCTCGGGCCAGGACGGACAGGCGATACGCGGCAATCTGCTGCCCAGCCACGTCCAGCAGAACGAACTGCGCCGCGCCTGGGACTTCTACGTCGGCTCGCACGACGCCCAGAACCGGGCCAACGGCCTGCGCGGCACCCTCTCCGAGCAGTACATCCGCCGCATCGTCATGCTGCGTCTCGGCGAGCACGACCACGGCGACAGCATCCTGAGAATCCAGGTCAGGTCCGAGGTGCGGGCCGTCGCGGCACCCGCGTGGAGCGACGAGAAGATCAGCACCGCGCCGTCCTACCGGGTGCTGCCCTGGTGGACCGTCACCGGGGCCGACCTCCCCGAGGGCACGGCCGACTCCGAAAAGGCGGACCAGTGA